The following DNA comes from Arthrobacter sp. SLBN-83.
AACAGCTGAAGGACCCGGACTCGTTCGCACGCCGGCTGCAGCGGATCCTCGCCGTCCGTGAGGACAACGAAATCGCCACCGGCACGCTGCTGGACGTGCCGGACGTCTCCAACCGCGGGGCACTGGTGCTGGTGAACCGGCTCAAGGACGGCGCCCTGCAGGTAACGGCGCTGAACTTCTCCGGCCAGGACATCGCCGGCAGCATCCAGTCCAACGAGCTGCCGTCCGGCGCCAACGTCCGGGACCTGTTCAGCGGCGAGACCGTGGGGCAGGTGGACGACCTGCACAGCTTCTTCCTGGAACTGCCCGCTTACGGCGGAACCGCGCTGCGCCTGACCGAGGCACCGGAGGCGGAGGCGGAGGCCTAAAGCCATGGGTGGCGCCGGGAATTCCCCGGCGCTACCCGGCTGCTGCGGCCGTCAGCGTCGCCTCGATGATGGCCGGCGACAGGACGTACTGGGTGACCAGCTGGCTTGCCCCCAGCACGCCCGCATGGGCGCCGGCCCGCGAAACGTTGATGCGCAGGTGCGAGGTGGCCAGCGGCGGAGAACGCCGGTACACCACCTCGCGGATGCCGGCCACCAGGTGCTCCCCCGTCTCGCCGACACTGCCGCCCACCACGATGACGGACGGGTTGAGCAGGTTGACCACGGTGGCCAGCACCTCGCCGATGTCCCGCCCGGCCTGGCGCAGGGCCTGGATGGCCTGCAGGTTGCCGTCGGCGGCGAGCCGGAGCACATCGGCGCCTATTGCCACATCAAGTCCCTGATCCTTCAGGGAGCGAACGACGGCGGGACCTGACGCGAGCGCCTCCAGGCACCCATAGTTTCCACAGGCACACAGCACGTCCGCGCCCCGCGCCACCTGGACATGCCCCAGGTCCCCTGCCGTGCCGTTGGCACCGCGCTGCAGCTCCCCGTTGCTGATGATGCCGGAGCCGATGCCGGTGGCCACCTTCACGAAGAAAAAGTTGCTGTGCTCGGGCCAGTGCGCGGACTGCTCCCCCAGCGCCATGATGTTCACGTCGTTGTCCACCAGCACGTGGACGGGCAGGGACCGCTGCACGTAGCTGACCACATCGAACCCGTCCCACCCCGGCATGATGGGCGGCTTCACGGGCTTGCCGGTATCGTGTTCCACCGGGCCGGGCAGCCCGATGCCGATCCCGGCGAGTTCCCCCACGCTGCGTCCCACCGAGGCCAGCAGTTCCTTGCCCTGCGCCACCACACGGTCCAGCACCACCTCCGGCCCATCGGCCACCTGCTGTGCCAGCCGGTGTTCGGCAAGGATGGTGCCGCCAAGGTCGGTGACCGCCACGATGACATGCGTGGCACCCACATCCACGGCCAGGACCAGGCGGGCTGATGGGTTGAAGGCAAAGCGCGACGGCGGCCTTCCGCCGCTGGAGAGGGCCTCCCCTGCCGGACCCACCAGGCCGGACAGCATCAGTGCGTCAATCCTGGAAGCGACGGTGGAACGGGCCAGCCCGGTGGTCAGGGCCAGCTCGGCCCGGGTGCGGGCCCTGCCGTCCCGGAGCAGCTGGAAGAGGTCGCCCGCCCGTGACAGGCTGCCGACGTCAGCGTCCTTCGCGGCCTGTTTCCCCGTGGCTTGAGTCATGTCTAAGTCATAACACTCTTACTTCTTGCTGTCATCACGGCAGAAGAATGACGCGCAACAAACAACTTTTGCTTGACGCGCGTCAAAAGTCGTCCTAGGTTGTGACTCACGGCACATCCGCGAAGCCGATGCCTGGCATCGGCGGCAGTGATGGCCAGGCACTCCCGAGTCCGCTTACAAAGAGGTAGGAACTTGTCCCAGCACGCAGCGCCCGCAGACAGGCCCCTCGGCGTCGGCATCCTCGGCGCCGGACCGGTCACGCAGGCCATCCACCTCCCGGCCCTGGCCCGCCTCCAGGACGTCTTCGAGGTGCGGCACATCATGGATGTGGACCCCGCAGTGGCCTCCTCCGTGGCCGCCCGCGTGGGCGCGGTTGCCGGCACCAGCATGGACGCCCTGCTGGCGGACCCCGCCGTGGACATCGTGGCGATCTGCAGTCCGCACCAATTCCACGCAGACCAGGTCATCGCCGCCTGCAGGGCCGGCAAGAAAGCCGTCCTCTGCGAGAAGCCCTTCGCCATGAACGCTGAAGAAGCTGCCCGAATCTCGGCGGTCAGCACCGAGACCGCCGTTCCGATCGTCGTCGGGGCGATGCACACGTTCGATCCGGGCTGGCTCGCGGCTGAACAGAACTGGGGCGACCTTCCGGGGCAGGTGCACACCATCCGCTCGTCGATCGTGTTGCCGCCCAATGCCCGGTTCGAGGATTTCGCAACGGAAATCATCACCCGTCCCGCTGCCGGCAACCCCGACTACTCGGACATCGAGGTGATCAAGGGCGCACTGCAGGGCGGGATCATGGGGCTGGCCATCCACGACCTGCCCCTGGTGCGCCGGTTTACGCCCGACTTCGCGGACATCGAGGTCCTCCACGTGTTCCACGTCCGCCCGTTCGGCTACGCAGTCTCGCTCCGCACTCCCACCCGCGTCATTGAACTGCGGGCCGTCATGAACAGCACCTGGAAGCCGGAATGGACTTTCGAGGCCATCGGGGATGATGCTGCACTGCACATCGACTTCACGCCGTCCTACGTCCAGGCCGGGTCCGCAGTCGGCATGATTTCCCGTGGCAACGGAAGCGAAACCAGCGTTTTCGGCCCGTACGGCCACAACGGCTACGAGGGTGAATGGCGTGAACTCGCTGGGCTCGCACGGGGAACCCGCCCTGCCCCCTCCGCCCAAACCCTGATTGACGACCTCACCTTCGCCCTGGCGATCGCGGATGCAACGGTTGCAAGCGCCGCGGCAGGATACGCGGGCGCCGCAGAAGAAGCAGGAGTTTCGGCATGAGCGCCCAGTACACGGTCGCGGCGGGCACGGCAGCCCGGGAAGCCGGGGCTGTCATCCCAACCATGGCTTCATTGCCTGAAACCTTCGGCCCCGCCCAGGACACGCAACCGGGTACCGCGGATGTGCTGGTGATCGCGGGCGGCCCCGGTTGGAGCGCCGAGGCCACCAGTGCCGTCACGGCGGGTGCCCGCGGGATCGTGGTGGCCAACCCCGTCCCCGAAGACACCACGCAACTGGCAGCCGCGGCAGGCTCCGCAGGAACCGCCGTCGTACTTGATCTCCGCTGGGGCTCCAACCCCGCCCTGGTGGGTGGTTCCACGGAACCGGACGCCCGTGAGGCGGTGCGCAGCGCCGCAGGCACCGCGTCACTGCTGGACAGTGTGGCGACGGCGGCACCTGGCACGGATCCGCAGCGGCTCCTTGCCGACCATCTCGCTGCACTGCTGGTCGTTTGCGGGCCGCTCGACGCCCTGCGCGTCCTGCGCAGCGGTGCCACCGGGTACACGGTGGGCGGCAGACTTGCCAACGGAGCCCCGTTCACCGCCCAGGGCATATTGACCGCTGCGCGGCCGGCCGGCGTCGACATCCGCCTCTACACCGCCGACGGCGGGGTGAGCGTCCAGGTTCCCGATCCGGACGCCGCCTGGCCCGCCGAAGTGCGGGTCACCGGCCCCCACGGTGAACTTTGGCTTCCCACGCTCTACGAATCCGCCCACCGGTCAGCGTGGCGGCGCCTGAAGGACCATCTTCGCGCCGGCACCAGCCCGGACGATCTGGCCGGGTTCGCCCGGCTGACCGACCTCTACGCAACCCTCGCTGCCACGTAACCAGCCCCAACCGATACGCAACCGAAAAAGCAGTCCAGTCCCACCTCCACTCTCAACGATGAGCAGGACCGCACCAACGGCGCACAGCGCAAGCGGTCCCGAAAGGACACATCATGAACGCAACTTCCGATCAGCGCCGCTCCTTCTCCCGGCGCGGTTTCCTGGGCCTGACGGCTGCCGCTGCCGCAACACCCCTCCTCGCGGCCTGCGGCGGCGGTTCGGCCTCACAGGGCGGCGGCGGAGGCGGAGCCGGCGGGACCGTGAAGTTCTGGGACATGCCGTGGGCAACACCGGCTTACAACGACGCCGCCAAGGGCATCGCGGAAGGTTTCAACGGTGCCAACGGCGCCAAGGCGAGCTACCAGATCATCCAGTGGAACAACTTCTACCAGACCTTCTCCTCGGCCATTGCGTCCAAGACGGGCCCGGCTGTGTCCACAGGCGGCGGCTTCCAGGCCTTCCAGTTCGAGCAGCAGGGCCAGATCGCCTACGCGGACAAGGTCATCGAGAAGCTGAAGGCCAACGGCCAGTTCGACGACTTCCTGCCCGGCGTGCTGGACCCGTTCAAGTCGGACAAGGGCTACGTGGCCGTCCCGTGGCAGCTGGACATGCGCGTCTTCTGGTACCGCAAGTCCCTGTTCGAGAAGGCCAATGTGGCTCTTCCCACCGACTGGCCGTCCCTGCTGGAAGCCGGCAAGGCCCTGAAGAAGGTGGGAGCGTTCGGCTTCACCACCGGCGCCGGTGCGGGCAACAACTACGCCAACCACTCCATGATCATGATGATGGTCAACAACGGCGGCGGTGTCTGGAACAAGGACGGCGAGCTGGACCTGATGAACGACCGCAACGTCGAGGCCATGGAGTTCGTCCTGGAACTCGTGTCCAACGGCATCATCGATCCCGCCGCGGTCAGCTACACCACGGACAACATGTCGGCGCAGTGGAAGGATGGAAAGGCAGGCTACGGCCTGTTCCAGGTGAACGTGCCCCAGCGAGTCGGCGACACCTCGGGCGACCTCCTGGTAGCTGACCCCATCAAGGGCCCGCACGGCGACAAGGCCACCATCGTGTTCCCGAACAACATCATGATGTACACCAACACCCCGTCGCAGGACGCTTCGGAGGAGTTCCTGGTGTACTACCTGGGCCAGCTCAAGCAGCTGTGGCAGAAGAAGCTGATGTCCGCCCTGCCGGTCTTCAAGTCGATCACAGAGATTCCCGAGTTCGCCAACGACCCCAACAACGTCAAGATCGTCAAGGACTGGCAGCCCATCGCCAAGACCTTCGCTGCCCAGGGCAGCAAGCTGAACGCCAACCTCGCAGCGCTCGACGGCGGGCAGGCCCTGAACCAGTTCAGCCAGACCATCATCACTGGGAAGTCGGACGCCAAGACCGCCCTGCAGACCTTCCAGTCCGGCCTCGAATCGGTCCTGAAGAAGTAGGACGGAGCGCCCATGTCCAGCGCCACCACCCAGTCCGGCCTGTCCCGGGCCCGCCGAGGGGTTGCCCCCGGCGGGTCCGGGGCTGTCCCCGGAAAACGCAAGAGCAAGCTTTCGGCGCAGGCCACCAGGACATTCTTCTGGCTCCTGCTCCCCTCCGTGGTCCTCCTTGTCCTGATCCACGGCTACCCGCTGATCTACGCCGCCGTCCAGGCGACGCACGACGGAAACCTGCTCCAGACCGGCAACTTCGTGGGCGGGCAGAACTTCGCCACCGTCCTGACCTCGCCGGCGTTCTGGAAGGCCGCCCAGTTCACGCTGTGGTTCACCATCGTGGGCGTCTTCGGGTCCTGGCTGGTGGGGCTCGGCCTGGCCCTGCTCCTGCGCACCAAGATCCCGGCCGCCGGCACGTTCAAGGTCCTGCTGCTCCTGCCCTGGGTGGTGCCCATCGTGGTCTCATCCACCGCATGGAACTGGCTGGTGGCCACCCCGGACAGCCTGATCCCGTCGCTGTTCCGGAACCTGGGCATGGGCACCCCGCTCTTCCTCGCCGATCCCAACCTGGCCTCCATCACGGTGATGGTGTTCAAGGTCTGGGTCAGCTTCCCGTTCATGATGATGATGATCTCGGCCGCGCTGGCGTCCGTGGACACCACCGTTTATGAAGCAGCGAGCATGGACGGCGCCAGCCGCTGGCAGCAGTTCACCCAGATCACCCTGCCGTTGATTGCCCGCTCCACCTACATCAGCTGGATCCTGATGACCATCTTCTGCGTCAACGACTTCCCCACCATCTACCTGCTCACCGGCGGCGGCCCGGTCAACGCCACCACATCCCTGGTGGTCCTGGCCTACCGGACCGTGTTCCAGGACTTCGCCACCGGCCCCGGCGTGGCCATCGCCTTCCTCATGACCATGACCCTGGTGGTCATCTCGGTCATCCTGTACCGCCAGATCCGAAAGTCGAGCGTCGAATAATGAGCGCAGTCCTCCACGCCCATCCCGAATCCGGCCCGTCTCTTGGCATCGATGCCGGCAAACGGCGCAGGTCCCTCTCGGAAGCCGGCCAGCGCGGCCGCTGGTGGCGGTTCGCCGCGATCCTGATAATCACCGGGATTGTCCTGGTACCCATCATGGTCACGGTGCTGCTGGCCTTCACGCCCGGACCCAACAGCACCGCCACCGGCTTCACCTTCGAAAACCTCAGCAACGTCTTTTCCAAGACCTTGGCCGCCACCTGGCTGAAAAACAGCCTGGTCACCACGCTCTCCACCGTGGTGGTGTCCGTTGCCGTGGCCGCCCCTGCCGGCTACGTCCTCTCCCGCGGCCGCAGCAAGGCAGTCTCCGGCTACTCGCTGCTGCTGTTCGTGATGCAGTCGCTGCCCATCATCACCTCGGTGGTGCCACTGTTCATCCTGTTCGCCGGCATGGGCCTGGTGGACAACCTCCTGGGCCTGACCATCATCTACGTTGGGTCCACCATGACCGTGGCCACCTGGATGATGGCGGCGTACTTCGATTCCATCCCCATCAGCCTGGAGGAAGCCTCCTGGATCGACGGCTGCTCCGTCTTCGGGTCCTTCACCCGGGTGGTCCTGCGGAACTCGCTTCCGGGTGTCCTGTCCACCGCGATCTTCGCCTTCCTCCTGGCCTGGAACGACTACCTGGTAGCCATCGTGTTCCTGCGCTCCAACGAAATCTTCACCCTTCCCATGGGTGTGCAGTCCTTTTTCCAGCAGAACGCGACAGACTGGACTTCGGTCATGGCCCTGGCCGTGGTCATGATGCTCCCGCCCGTGATTGTCTTCGCCACCCTGAACAAGTACTTCAGCGTCGGCGGCATCGGCGGCTCGCTGGCCGGCCGCTGACTCCCCAACTTCCTCTGAACAACCACTCCAAAAAGGAAATCCATGTCTTACTCATTGCAGCTTTACACCCTCCGCAACGCCATTTCGGAGGACCTTCCGGGAACCATCAAAAAGGTGGCGGAGATCGGCTACACCCAGGTTGAGCCGTACAACTTCGTGGCCACGGCCAAGGAGCTTGGCGCGGCCCTGAAGGAGAACGGCCTCACCGCACCTTCCGGCCACGCTCCCCTGATGAGCCAGGACCAGGACGAGATTTTCGCGGCCGCCAAGGAACTGGGCATCACCACCGTCATCGATCCGTTCCTGCCGGCCGAACACTGGCAGAAGGCCGAAGACATCCAGGCCACGGCCGAAAAGCTGAACACGGCCGCGAAGAAGGGTGCGGAGTATGGCATCCGGGTGGGGTACCACAACCATGCCTGGGAGCTGGAGTCCACCATCGAGGGCCGCACAGCTTTGGAGTACTTCGAGTCGCTGCTGGATCCGGAACTGGTCCTGGAAGTGGACACCTACTGGGCAGCCGTCGGAGGCCAGGACCCCGTGGAACTCCTCCAGCGGCTTGGCGACCGGGTGAAGTTCATCCACATCAAGGACGGCCCGCTGAACAAGGACAACAAGGCCCAGCAGCCGGCAGGCCAGGGCAAGGTGCCGGTCATGGACGTCATCGCCGCCGCAAAGTCCCTCGAGGTGGGCGTGGTGGAGTTCGACGACTACGCCGGCGACATCTTCGAGGGCATCAACGAAAGCTTGTCCTTCCTCAACGCCGCAGGCGAAGGAGTCAAGGCATGAGCACCACAGCATCCCGCAAGGGACCCGTAGGCGTCGGCGTCATCGGCGCCGGCGTGATCAGCAAGCAGTACCTGGACAACCTCACCGCGTTCCCGGACCTGAAGGTCCACGTCATTGCGGACCTGTTCGAGGAAGCAGCCGAGGCGCGTGCCAAAGAGTACGGAATCGCCGAATGGGGCGGGGTGGACAAGGCCCTGAACCACCCCGACGTCGAGATCATCGTCAACCTCACCATCCCCGCGGCCCACGTGGAGGTGGCCACCGCCGCCGTCAATGCCGGCAAGCACGTTTGGACCGAAAAGCCGTTCTCCCTGGACCGCGAATCCGGGCTGGGCCTGCTCAAGACCGCCGACGCCGCCGGTATCCGCCTGGGCTGCGCCCCGGATACCTTCCTGGGCGCGGGCCTGCAGACCGCGCTGCGGCTGATCCGCCGCGGCGACATCGGAACCCCGCTGACCGCCATGACCACGTTCCAGACCCCCGGCCCGGAGTCCTGGCACCCCAACCCTGCGTTCCTCTTCCAGCACGGTGCCGGGCCCCTGTTCGACATGGGCCCGTACTACCTCACCACCCTGGTGCAGGCCTTCGGTTCCATCCGCAAGGTGGCCGCCGTCGGTTCCAAGGCCAAGGACGTGCGCGTGATCGGTTCCGGCCCCAAGGCCGGCGAGGAGTTCACCGTCGAGGTGCCCACCCACGTCTCGGCGATGGCGCAGTTCGAATCCGGTGCCTCCTCGCACAGCGTCTTCTCCTTCGAGTCCCCCCGCACCCGCATGGGCTTCGTGGAAATCACCGGCACGGAGGCCACCATTTCGTTGCCGGACCCCAACTACTTCACCGGCGACATCAAGCTCTGGCGAGCCGGCGACGAGGACTGGACCACCGTTCCTGCCACCGGGCCGGCCAACGGCCGCGGAATGGGCGTCCTGGACATGGCACGGTCCCTCCGCGCCGGCGTCCCGCACCGCGCGACCGGTGAGCTGGCCTACCACGTCCTGGACACCATGGTCTCCATCTCGGAATCCATCGACTCCGGCACGTTCATCAACGTGGAAAGCTCCGCCCCGGCATCCCCCGCCCTCCCCGAGGACTGGGCACCGGAAACCGCAACCATCTAACCCGGCCACACCTCTCCAGCAAGCAGGAAGCCAGCAGGAACGCATCATGACCACACCCGCACCCCCGTCAGAACCCCCGGCCTCCCGCCCGGTTTCCCGCCCGCTGGGCGTCGCCGCCATCGGTTACGCCTTCATGGGTAAGGCCCATTCCAACGCGTGGCGGAACGTGGCCAGTTTCTTCGACGTCCCGGCCTTCGAGCAGAGAGTCCTCGTGGGCCGGGACGCCGGCGCCGTCGCGGAGGCCGCGGCCAAGTATGGCTGGGCGGAATCGGCCACGGACTGGCGAACGGTGATCAGCCGGGATGACATCGACATCGTGGACATCTGCGCACCGGGCTGGATGCACGCCGAGATCGCCATCGCAGCCCTGGAAGCAGGCAAGCACGTGCTGGTCGAAAAACCCCTGGCCAACACCTTGGCCGAGGCCGAACTCATGACCGCCGCCGCTGCCAAGGCCAGGGCCAAGGGAGTGCAGTCGATGATCGGCTTCAACTACCGCCGCGTCCCCGCCCTCGCCCTGGCGAAGGAACTCATCGCCGAAGGCCGGATCGGCAGGGTCCGGCACGTCCGCGCGGCTTACCTGCAGGACTGGCTGTCCGACGCCCAGGCGCCCATGACCTGGCGGCTGCGCAAGGAAACCGCCGGGTCCGGCGCGCTCGGGGACATCGCCTCCCACGCCATCGACCAAGTCCTGTTCCTCCTCGGGGACCAGGTCACAGAGGTGTCCGGCCGGCTCAACACCTTCATCAACCAGCGCCCCGGGGAGGACGGCACCGAAGATGTCACGGTCGACGACGCCGCCTGGGCCACGCTGTCCCTCACCTCCGGGGCCATCGCCTCAGTGGAGGTCTCCCGGGTGGCCACCGGAAGGAAGAACAGCCTCCAGATCGAAATCTACGGCGACAAGGGCAGCCTCCTGTTCGACCTGGAAAACCTCAACGAACTCGGCTTCCTGGACGCCACCCTCCCGGTCCGCGAACAGGGCTTCCGCAGGATCCTTGTCAACGAACCCGAGCACCCCTACCTCGAGGCGTGGTGGCCGCAGGGCCACATCATCGGCTGGGAACACACGTTCACCCACCAAATCCGCGACTTCCTTACCGCAATCAAGGACAGAACCCAGCCCTCGCCGTCGTTTGAAGAAGGACTGAACGTCCAGTACGTGCTGAACGCCGTGGAGGAATCCGCCGCCAATAAAAGCACCCTCACCGTCGTCCGCCACTAACGCCCACAAGTTAAGGACCCCTTATGTCCCGCCCCTTCACCCTGTTCACCGGCCAGTGGGCCGACCTGCCCTTCGAAGAAGTCGCGAAGCTTGCTTCCGGCTGGGGCTACGACGGCCTGGAAATCGCGGTCTCCGGCGACCACCTGGACGCCTGGCGCTGGGACGAGCCCGGCTATGTCGAGTCCAAGCTCGAGATCCTGGACAAGTACAACCTCAAAGTCTGGGCCATCTCCAACCACCTCAAGGGCCAGGCCGTGTGCGATGACCCCATCGACTTCCGCCACCAGGCCATTGTGGGGTCCAAGGTCTGGGGCGACGGCGATCCCGAAGGCGTTCGCACCCGCGCCGCCGAGGAAATGAAGCACACCGCCCGGCTCGCCAAAGCCCTCGGCGTGGACACCGTCGTCGGGTTCACTGGCTCCTCCATCTGGCAATACGTGGCCATGTTCCCGCCCGTCCCGGAAAAAGTCATCGACGCCGGCTACCAGGACTTCGCCGACCGCTGGAACCCGATCCTGGACGTCTTCGACGAATGCGGCGTCCGCTTCGCCCACGAAGTCCACCCCTCCGAAATTGCCTACGACTACTGGACCACCGTCCGTACCCTCGAAGCGATCGGCCACCGCGAAGCGTTCGGCCTGAACTGGGACCCCTCGCACATGATGTGGCAGGGCATCGACCCCGTCTCCTTCATCTGGGACTTCAAAGACCGGATCTACCACGTGGACTGCAAGGACACCAAGATCCGCCAGACCGGACGCAACACCGTCCTCGGCTCCCACCTGCCCTGGGGCGACCCCCGCCGCGGCTGGGACTTCGTCTCCGCCGGCCGCGGCGACGTCCCCTGGGAAGCCTCCTTCCGGGCCCTGGCCGCCATCGGCTACGACGGCCCCATCAGCATCGAATGGGAAGACGCCGGCATGGACCGCCTCCACGGCGCCCCCGAAGCCCTCGCCAACCTCAAGAAGTACGACTTCCCCGCCTCCCAAACCAGCTTCGACGCCGCGTTCAGCAGCAAGGACTGAACCCGGTGCGCAGGCTTCAGCCGGGCCAGCGTTGCGAAGTGTGGGTTGCCTCAATGTCGGGGGAGCAGGAACCCGTATACTCCACCAGGAATATACTCCTCGAGGCACCTAACTGGACACTCGATGGCCGGGCATTGATCCTCAATGGAGATGGCAGGCTGTGGCGGTTCGATCTGGCGTCCGGTGCCATCGCGGAGGTTCCGCTCGACGGCATCCCGGAGCTCAACAACGACCATGTCCTGGACCCGGATGGCAGCGGAGTCTTCCTGTCAGGCGACGACGGCCATATCTACCGGGCACCCCTTGCTGGCGGCTCGGCCACCAGGATCACGGACCACGACGGGTCCCGGCACTTCCTGCACGGTGTCAGCCCCGACGGCCGGCGGCTGGCGTACGTGGACATCGAGGGCGGGGACTTCAGCAAACCCGGCCGGCTTCGGACCATCCCGGCAGCAGGCGGAGCTTCCCACGACGTGGAGGTGGGTCCAGGGCACTGCGACGGGCCCGAGTACTCCCCCGGGGGAGACTGGCTCTACCTCAACACAGAATCCTTCAGCAGCGTTCCCGGCCACGCCCAGCTTGCCCGGATCCGGCCCGACGGCAGCGGGTTCGAGCGGTTGCTGGACAGCAGCACCGTCGACTGGTTCCCGCACCTGTCCCCTGACGGCAGACTGGCCAGCTACATCCGCTTCCCGGCTGGAACCCGGGGCCACCCCGCGGACCTGCCGGTCGACGTCGTCCTGGTGTCCACCAGCGACTGGACGGCGCCGCTGCACACCTGGCCGGTGTTCGGTGGCCAAGGCACCCTCAACGTCAACAGCTGGTCACCGGACTCCGAACGTTTCGCCTACGTGGCGTACCCGCTGGAAGCAGCAGCAGGCCGCAACGGGAATTGAGCGCGGGTCCCCCATTACCCTTGAGGAGTGACTCTTACCCAGGCTGTGCTTTCCTTTGCAGTGGTGGCCGGACTCCTGACCCTGGTCCCGGGCATCGACACCGCGCTCGTGCTGCGCTCATCGATCACCAGGACGCGGGGGTACGCCTTCGCCACCGCCCTGGGCATCAGCACCGGTGCGATGATCTGGGGGGTGGCAGCCGCCGTCGGCATTTCCGCCCTGCTGGCAGCCTCCGAACTTGCCTACCGCGTCCTGACCCTGGCCGGTGCCGCCTACATGGTGTGGCTGGGCGTCTCGCTGCTGTGGAAGAGCCGGGGCAAGGCCGGGACCCCGGGAAGGCCAACTGAGGCTGCGGTAGCTGCTGCGGCAAACGGGCAACTGCTGAGGGGCTGGGCCACCGGGGCGGGCACCAACCTGCTCAACCCCAAGGTGGGGGTTTTCTACATCGCCACCATTCCCCAGTTCATCCCTGCCGGGACGTCACCGCTGCTCACGGGGGTGGTGCTGGCCTGCGTGCACTGCCTGCTTACCATGGCCTGGTTCACGCTGCTCATCTTCGGATCCCAGTTCGCTTCCAAGTGGCTCAAGGGTCCGCGCAGCATCAAGGTGGTGGACCGCATCACCGGAACGGTCCTGGTGGGGTTTGGCCTGAAACTCGCGGCAACCCCGGGCCACTAAGGCACTACCAACGCTCCCCTAGGGGGTGCGGGCGGACTCCTGTCCAAGGACCACGTCGTACGCCTCCACGCTTCGGTCCGTCACTGTGGTGGGTGCTTCCAGGTGGACCGCGCCGGAGGGCAGGATGCCTGCCCCGCCGTACCGTTCCATGACCTGCCACTGGGCCACCACGTCCTCCCCCGCGTGGCCGGCCGGAAGGCTCGTCCAGAAACGGAACCCGCCGGCGTCGTTCAGTGCTTCCCTTCGGTAGAGCACGCACCCGCCCAGCCATGCAACGTGGTACGGCACCCACTGGCCGGGCTGCAGTGACAGTTCGGCGCTGAGGTGGCTGAGGTTGGCGGCGCTGTGCAGCGGCCACTGCTCGAATTCCGGGGTGCCCGGCCGGACCCGCTCCGGGGTCACGGGGCCGTCCCAAACCTTGAAGTTAGCGGTCTGTTCCGGCCTGCGGTCGTCCAGGAAGGACAGGCCCTGGGGTGCCATTCCCACAAAGCCGCACTGGAGTTCGTCGAGTGCCCGGCTCAGCCGTGCCAGGGCGCCCGGTTCCAGCCAGACGTCGTCGTCCAGGAAAAGGCATTGGTCCGCGGTGGACTGGTCCAGCAGGAACTGCCGGTGTTCTGCCAGTCCCTGGCGCGGGAGGTGGCGCAGCAGCGTGACGGGCCGGCCCTGGGCCTCGAGCACCCGCACCATCGCGGCGGCCGCGGGGTGTTCCCAGGCCGGTTGCCCCGCTGACTGGTCGCTGACCACGACGGCGAACCCGGGTTCCTGCTGCGCGGCCAGCCCCGCGAGGGTGACGGCGAGTTCGGCCGGGCGGTTGCACGTGGGCACCAGGACATCCACCGCTGCCGTGTCCGGCCGGTCCAGTTGCTGCGCCCAATGCTCCGAAAACCTCATGCCACGGTCCACCTTCCTGCCGTCGAAGTTGGCGCCGGCGGGGCAGCACAACCTGCCGCTGCCCGTTGCCGGCGAATTGGTTTCGCGTGTTCCGTACCCAGCCGTGCGGGATGTATTCGCACGCCATCCCCCGCCGCAACTCCGCGGAGTCCCGGACCGGCCCCTTCCGGAACGGCAAAAGGCCCCCGCTTCCGCTGCCAGGTGGCAGCGGAACGGGGGCCTATGGTTCAGGATGATTTATCCGGCGTCGAAGCTTTCGTCGTCGTC
Coding sequences within:
- a CDS encoding glycosyltransferase; translation: MRFSEHWAQQLDRPDTAAVDVLVPTCNRPAELAVTLAGLAAQQEPGFAVVVSDQSAGQPAWEHPAAAAMVRVLEAQGRPVTLLRHLPRQGLAEHRQFLLDQSTADQCLFLDDDVWLEPGALARLSRALDELQCGFVGMAPQGLSFLDDRRPEQTANFKVWDGPVTPERVRPGTPEFEQWPLHSAANLSHLSAELSLQPGQWVPYHVAWLGGCVLYRREALNDAGGFRFWTSLPAGHAGEDVVAQWQVMERYGGAGILPSGAVHLEAPTTVTDRSVEAYDVVLGQESARTP